The Pseudomonas sp. SCA2728.1_7 DNA segment TCGGCATCATCACCATGCTGGTGCAGCAAACCGGGGTTTACTGGCTGGCCGGCACCGTCGCCGGGACGTTCACCTTGGCCAATGCACTGCTCGGCCCGTACATCTCGAGACTGGTCGATCAACATGGCCAGAGCCGCGTGCTGCCCGTCGTCACGGCGTTCAGCATTGCCATGTTGCTGGCCCTGATCCTTGCGGTTTACATGCGCGCACCTGCCCCACTGCTATTTGTTCTGGCCGCACTGGCGGGGACGATGCCGAGCATGCCGTCGATGATCCGCGCACGATGGACGCAGTTGTTCCGGGGCAAGCCGCAACTGCACACGGCGTTCTCGCTGGACACGGTCCTCACCGAAATGGCCTACATCGTCGGCCCGCCACTGGCGATCGGTTTGAGCGTGAGTTTTTTCGCCGAAGCCGGGCCCCTTGTTGCGGTCGGGCTGTTGGCTGTCGGGGTCACGGCATTTCTCCTGCAGCGCCAGACTGAACCCAAGGTTGTCGTCGGCCACGCCAGCCATAGTGGCTCGACCTTGCTGATCCCCGGCGTGCGCACCATTGTCCTCGCGTTGTTGGCGATGGGGGTCATTGGCGGAGCAATCGATGTCGCCGTCGTGGCTTTCGCCAATGCGCAAGGCTGGCCAGCGTCGGCGACTTTCATCCTCGCCGCCTATGCGTTTGGCTCACTGGTCGCGGGACTGACATTCGGTGCGATGAGGGTTTCGCTGGCGATCGAAAAACAGTTTCTGATCGGGATATTGGTCACGGCGTTCACCGGCGTGTTGCCGATTTTTGCAGCTGACGTTTATGTTCTGTCAGCGACGCTGTTTATTGCCGGGATTTCGTTTGCGCCAACGATGGTCGTGGTCATGAAGCTGGGGACAATCATCATCCCGCCGTCGAGGATTACTGAAGGGCTGACGTGGATGACCACCGGTATCAGCATTGGCGTTGCGCTGGGCGGCATGCTGGCGGGGTTGGTGATTGATGCGTGGGGCGCGCGAGCGGGGTTTGGTGTGGCCATTGGCGCTGGGATAATGATGGTGGTTGTTGTACTGGTGGGGCTGCGCACATTGGAGGCGGCTTCGGTTGCGCATGTTGAGCCGGAATTTTCGCCCTCACCCTAGCCCTCTCCCCCAGGAGAGGGGACTGATTGGGGGATGTTCAGGAGATACACCGACCTGAACGTGCTGCTTTGAATCCATAATCGCCACGATGTTTCAGGTCGATGTCCAGCACCAGACACCTCGGTCGGCTCCCTCTCCCTCCAGGAGAGGGGACTGAATGGGGATGTTCACGAGATACACCGACCTGAACGTGCTGCTTTGAATCCATAATCGACTGGTTTTTTCAGGTCGGTGTAACCCGACAGACAGCTCGGTCGGCTCCCTCTCCTGGGGGAGAGGGCTGGGGTGAGGGGAACGGGATTCACTCAACCTTCAATCTGACGCAACCGCTTGTAAAGGGTGTTGCGGCTAACTCCAAGTCGTCGCGCCAAATGCGAAATATTCCCCCCGGAAGCCTTCAACTCCCGGTTCAACGCCTCCACATCATTCAAATCAACCGCCAACGGCGCCGCGCTCTCCACTGGCTCCATCTCCAGATCAACAAAAAAATCATCCGGCAAATGCTCCAGCCTCACCGGCTGTTCCTCAGCCATCGCCAACGCCACCTGCATCACGCTACTGACCTGACGCAAATTCCCCGGCCACGGATGACGACTGAACAGCTCCAGCACTTCCTGGCTCAACCCCGCCCATTGCGTCGGCTCACGATGCTGCTCCCACAGTCGTTTAAACAGCGCCTCCTTATCATTGCGCTCCCGCAGCGGCGGTAGCTCCAGCGTCAGCCCACCAATGCGGTAATACAAATCCTCCCTAAACCGTCCCAACTGCACTTGTTCGCGTAAAGATCGGTTGGTCGCCGAGATAATCCGCAAATCCACCGCAAACAACTCGCTGCTGCCCACCGGTTGCACGCAGCGCTCCTGCAACACCCGCAACAACCGCGCCTGCGTCGGCAACGGCATATCGCCAATTTCATCAAGGAACAGCGTGCCTTTATCCGCCTTGCGAATCAGCCCGATGCTGCCTTTCTGATTGGCGCCGGTGAACGCGCCTTTCTCGTAGCCGAATAACTCGGACTCGACCAGTTCGGCGGGGATCGCTGCGCAGTTAACGGCAATGAACGCCTGTTTGCTACGCGAGCTGGCCTGGTGCAGGGCTTTGACGAAGACTTCCTTGCCGACCCCGGTTTCGCCATGGATCAGCAGCGGAATGTCTTTCTCCAGCAAACGCTCAGCCTGCCGCACGGCTTTTTCCACGCGAGCGTCGCCGAAGTGCAGGGTGTTGAGACTGATGGCGGTGGACGCGGCAGTTTTGGCCTCAGCAGCAAAAACGCGCGGTTGAACCGACGCCTGTTTCGGCCGCTTCAACAAACACTGAAAACGGTTACGCCCGGAAGTCTGCAAGGCAAACGGCAACCCGTCCGGCTGATTGATCAACTCCAGCAGCGACACCTTGAACAGGCTCTCGACACTGACCCGCGACAAACGCACGCCGAGCAGATTGTCGGCGCGGCGATTGGCCGACAGCACTTGTCCGCTCTCATCAAAGATCAACAACCCGGCCCACTGACTGTCGAGGTTGTTCAACCCGGTGTTGAAGGTCAGTTGAAAATGCTGGCCATGAAATAGGTTGAGGATCAGCCGGTTCTCCACGGTCTGGCTCATCATCTTGACCATGCCCAAAGTGTGCGAGGGCGGCAGATAGCTGTCGCTGGACACATCAAGCACGGCAATGACCTTGCGCTCGGCGTCGAAAATCGGCGCGGCGGAACCGGTCATGAAACGGTTGGCTTTCAAAAAGTGTTCATCGTGTTCGATGTGCACCGCTTGTTCACACGCCAGCGCCGTGCCGATCGCGTTGGTGCCGCTGGTCCGCTCCACCCAACTCGCACCAGCCTGAAAGCCCCGCGCCAGATTCGGTTCGATAAAACGTTGCGTGCCCCACGAGGTCAGCACCTGGCCCTGATTGTCGGCGAGCATGATCAGACAGTTGGAATTGCTCAGGATGTTTTCGTAGTAGGGCAGGACTTCCTGGTGCGTGGTCTGCACCAGCGAATGATGGCTGTCGAGCAGCTGCGCAATGCCAGCGGCAGGCAGTTGATCGAAGGCTGGCGTGCTTTGGTGGTCGAGACCGAACGCGCGGCAACGTTGCCAGGACGTCTGGACGATCGCGTCGTGGGACAGCGGCGGGGCAGGTGCGGCCATGGCAGTCAGCCTCTGATGCAGCGATTTTTATTGTTGTTATGAACCCGAATCGTGAACAAAACACAGATCCCCATGTGGGAGCGAGCCTGCTCGCGAAAGCGGTCTATCAGACACAATTGCATCGACTGACACACCGCTTTCGCGAGCAGGCTCGCTCCCACAGGGGATCTCTATCGCCTTCAAGATCGGTGAAAAAGCGCTTATAGAGTGTTGTTCACTATTGTTCATTGTCAATCGTCCGGTTGTTCAAATGTGTTCAGCAATGAACGCCTGTTCCCCACGCTTTCAACGATTTTCACGCCAAATCAACCACTTGCCATTTCTGGCACGAAACTCGCTCCCGTGCACAGGTCGCTTGACTCCAATAATAAAAAGGCCGAGCCATGTCACTCACCCTGGAGCACGTCAGCCGTACCGTCGAGGGCCAGACCTGGATCGACGATGCGTGCCTGAAATTCGAACCCGGTTCGTTCAACGTTTTGCTCGGCCGTACGCTGTCCGGCAAAACCAGCCTCATGCGTTTAATGGCTGGTCTGGACAAACCTGACAGCGGCCGCATCCTGATGAACGGCGTCGACGTCACCCAACGCCCGGTGCGTCTGCGCAACGTGTCGATGGTCTATCAGCAGTTCATCAACTACCCGACCATGACCGTGTTCGAGAACATCGCCTCGCCCTTGCGTCAGGCCGGTGTCTCGAAAGAGATCATCCACAGCAAAGTGCAGGAAACCGCGAAGATGCTGCGCATCGAGAAGTTTCTGCAGCGCTATCCGCTGGAACTCTCTGGTGGCCAACAGCAACGCACGGCCATGGCCCGCGCACTGGTCAAGGATGCTGAGCTGATCCTCTTCGATGAGCCGCTGGTCAACCTCGATTACAAACTGCGCGAAGAGCTGCGCCAGGAAATGCGCGAGCTGTTCAAGGCGCGCCACACCATCGCCATTTACGCCACCACCGAGCCCAACGAAGCGCTGGCACTCGGCGGCACCACGACCATTCTTCACGAAGGCCGGGTGATCCAGAGCGGCCCGTCGACTTCGGTCTATCACCAGCCGCAAACCGTGCTCGCCGCCGAACTGTTCTCCGAGCCGCCGATCAACCTGATGCCCGGGCGCATTGCCGGTAACGAAGTCAGTTTCGCCAACTTCGTGCACTTTCCGTTAAACGTCGATCTGCGCCCGGTGGGCGAGGGCGAGTTTCGTTTTGGCGTGCGCCCCAGCCATATCTCGCTGGTCCCGAGCAACGATGACGATCTGGAATTGGCAGTGACCGTCGAAGTCGCCGAGATCAGCGGTTCGGAAACCTTCCTGCACGTGCGCAACGAGCATTTCCTGCTGGTGCTGCACCTGCCCGGCGTTCACGAATACGACGTCGATGCGCCGATCCGCATTTACATCCCGACCCACAAACTGTTCGTTTTCGATGCGCAGGGCCGTCTGGTGCAAGCACCGGGCCGGCGTGTCGCGAGGGTTGCCTGATGGCCGAAATCCGTTTGCAGCACCTCGCCCACAGCTACAGCAAAACCCCGAGCGGCGCCGAGGATTACGCGATTCGCGAGATGGATCACGTCTGGGAGCAGGGCGGCGCCTACGCCTTGCTCGGGCCGTCGGGTTGCGGCAAGTCGACCTTGCTCAACATCATTTCCGGTTTGCTCAGCCCTTCGCAGGGCCATGTGTTGTTCGACGGCAAAGCGGTCAACGACCTGACGCCGGAGAAGCGCAACATCGCCCAGGTTTTCCAGTTCCCGGTGGTCTACGACACCATGACTGTGTTCGATAACCTGGCTTTCCCCCTGCGCAATCAGGGTATGGCCGAGGCGAAAGTACACAGCAAGGTGCAGGAAATTGCCGAAGTTCTCGACCTGCAAAACCTCCTGAGCAAGAAGGCACGCAACCTCACCGCCGACGAAAAACAGAAAGTCTCGATGGGCCGTGGTCTGGTGCGCGACGACGTTTCCGCAATCCTGTTCGACGAGCCGCTGACGGTGATCGATCCGCACCTGAAGTGGAAGCTGCGACGCAAGCTCAAACAGATTCACGAGCAGTTCAACATCACCATGGTCTACGTCACCCACGATCAACTCGAGGCCTCGACCTTCGCCGACAAGATCGCGGTGATGTACGGCGGCCAGATCGTCCAGTTCGGCACGCCACGGGAATTGTTCGAGCGGCCGAGCCATACCTTTGTCGGCTATTTCATCGGCAGCCCCGGGATGAACCTGATCGATGTGCAGCCACAGCCCGGCGGTGTTGGTTTCGCCTCGACGCACCTGCCGTTGTCCGACGCCATGCAGCGACATATCGAACACGGTCAATGGAAAAATCTGAAGGTCGGCATCCGTCCGGAGTTTATTCATGTCTGGGACGAGCCGTTTGATGACGCGATGCAGGCCAGGGTCGTACACGTCGAAGACCTCGGCACCTACAAGATCATGACCCTCGACCTCGACGGCGCCCCGTTGAAAGTACGTCTGGCCGAAGACAAACCGGTGCCACAGGGCACCGCGTACATCAGTTTCCCGGCGCAGTGGCTGATGGTCTATGCCGATGAGTTTCTGCTCGAAGCCGACGACGAGGTGCAGCCATGAACAAGGTGCAGAACAACAAGGCCTGGTGGCTGGTGTTGCCGGTGTTCCTGCTGGTGGCGTTCAGTGCGGTGATCCCGATGATGACCGTGGTCAACTACTCGGTGCAGGACATCTTCGACCAGTCCAGCCGCTACTTCGTCGGCGCCGACTGGTACAAGCAAGTGCTGCTCGATCCACGTCTGCATGACTCGTTGCTGCGTCAGTTCATCTACTCGGCCTGCGTGTTGCTGATCGAAATTCCTTTGGGTATTGCCGTCGCGCTGACCATGCCGACCAAGGGTCGCTGGTCGTCGGTGGTGCTGATCATCCTGGCGATTCCGTTGCTGATCCCATGGAACGTAGTCGGCACCATTTGGCAGATCTTCGGCCGTGCCGACATTGGTCTGCTTGGTTCCAGCCTCAACGCCATGGGCATCAGTTACAACTATGCGGCCAACACCATGGACGCCTGGGTGACGGTGCTGGTGATGGACGTCTGGCACTGGACTTCATTGGTGGCGCTGCTGTGCTTCTCCGGTTTGCGCGCGATTCCCGACGTGTATTACCAGGCTGCGCGCATCGACCGCGCCTCGGCCTGGGCGGTGTTCAGGCACATTCAGTTGCCCAAGCTGAAGAGCGTGCTGCTGATCGCGGTGATGCTGCGCTTCATGGACAGTTTCATGATCTACACCGAGCCGTTCGTGCTCACCGGCGGCGGGCCGGGTAACGCCACGACCTTCTTGAGTCAGACGTTGACGCAGATGGCCGTAGGGCAATTCGACCTCGGTCCGGCAGCGGCGTTTTCGCTGGTGTACTTCCTGATCATCCTGTTGGTGTCCTGGCTGTTCTACACCGCCATGACGCACTCCGACGCCAACCGCTGAGGCCCGGCCATGAGCAAACGGCTTACCCCTATGAAAAAAGTTATTCCACTGCTGGTGTACATCCTGTTCCTGCTGGTGCCGATCTACTGGCTGCTGAACATGTCGTTCAAGAGCAACACCGAAATCCTCGGCGGCCTGACACTTTTCCCACAGGACTTCACGCTGGCGAACTACAAGGTGATCTTCACCGATCCGAGCTGGTACACCGGTTATCTGAACTCGCTGTATTACGTGAGTTTGAACACGGTGATCTCGCTGAGCGTGGCGCTGCCAGCGGCGTATGCGTTTTCGCGCTATCGCTTTCTCGGCGACAAGCACCTGTTCTTCTGGCTGCTGACCAACCGCATGGCGCCACCGGCGGTGTTCTTGCTGCCGTTCTTCCAGCTGTATTCGTCGATTGGCCTGTTCGATACGCACATCGCCGTGGCCTTGGCGCACTGCCTGTTCAACGTGCCATTAGCGGTGTGGATTCTCGAAGGTTTCATGTCTGGGGTGCCCAAGGAAATCGACGAAACCGCCTACATCGACGGCTACAGTTTCCCCAAGTTCTTCGTGAAGATTTTCATCCCGTTGATTGGCTCGGGCATCGGTGTCACGGCGTTTTTCTGCTTCATGTTTTCCTGGGTCGAACTGCTCCTCGCGCGTACGCTGACCTCGGTAAACGCCAAGCCAATCGCCGCCGTCATGACGCGCACGGTTTCCGCTTCGGGTATCGACTGGGGCGTGTTGGCAGCGGCGGGGGTGTTGACCATTCTGCCGGGCATGCTGGTGATCTGGTTTGTTCGCAACCACGTGGCCAAGGGCTTTGCCCTTGGTCGGGTCTGAGGAGCTGATGATGGAATGGATGAGCTGGACCACGCCTACCGCAGCATTCTTCATCGTCATCGGCCTGATTCTGGTCGGCATGACTACTTGGGAATTGCGTTCGCCGAGCATCCTGCGGCGAGGTTTTCTGCCGATTGCCACCACCCGTGGTGATCGTTTGTTTATCGGTCTTCTCGGCAGCGCCTACCTGCATTTGCTGGTGATCGGCGCCACCGACTGGAGCATCTGGGTGGCGTCCGCGTTGTCCCTGGTGTGGCTGTTGGCTGTGATGCGTTGGGGCTAGTCGAGTCGTTCGGCAACGCGGCTCCACAACTTAAACAGGAGGTCTCTATGTTCGACAAAAACAATAAGCTGCGACATAGCATTTCATTGGCAGCCATGCTGGCACTCAGCGGTTTGAGCGCCGCCGCGTGGGCCGATGCCTACGAGGACGCGGCGAAAAAATGGATCGGCAGTGAATTCAAACCGTCGACCCTGACGGCCGATCAGCAACTCGAAGAATTGAAGTGGTTCATCAAGGCGGCCGAGCCGTTTCGCGGCATGGACATCAAGGTCGTTTCCGAGACCCTGACCACCCACGAATACGAGTCGAAAGTGCTCGCCAAGGCGTTCAGCGAAATCACCGGGATCAAGCTCACCCACGACCTGCTGCAAGAAGGCGACGTGGTCGAGAAAATGCAGACGGTGATGCAGTCCGACAAGAATATCTATGACGGCTGGGTCAACGACTCGGACCTGATCGGTACGCACTTTCGCTACGGCAAGACCGAATCGATCACCGACCTGATGGCCAACGAAGGCAAGAACTTCACCTCGCCAACCCTCGACATCAAGGACTTCATCGGCATCTCGTTCACCACCGCGCCGGACGGCAAGATCTATCAACTGCCCGACCAGCAATTCGCCAACCTGTACTGGTTCCGCGCTGACTGGTTCGAACGTGCGGATCTGAAAGCCAAGTTCAAGGAAAAGTACGGCTACGAATTGGGCGTGCCGGTGAACTGGTCAGCCTATGAAGACATCGCCAAATTCTTCAGCGAAGACGTCAAGGAAATCGACGGCAAACGCGTTTACGGGCACATGGACTACGGCAAGAAAGACCCGTCGCTGGGCTGGCGCTTCACCGATGCCTGGTTCTCCATGGCCGGTGGCGGCGACAAGGGACTGCCCAACGGTTTGCCGGTGGACGAGTGGGGGATTCGTGTCGAGGACTGCCACCCGGTGGGTTCCAGCGTGACTCGCGGCGGCGATACCAACGGCCCGGCGGCGGTGTTCGCCACCACCAAATATGTCGACTGGCTGAAGAAGTACGCGCCACCGGAAGCGGCGGGCATGACCTTCTCCGAGTCCGGCCCGGTGCCGTCGCAGGGCAACATTGCGCAGCAGATCTTCTGGTACACCGCGTTCACCGCCGACATGACCAAACCGGGCCTGCCAGTGGTCAACGCCGACGGCACGCCGAAATGGCGCATGGCGCCATCGCCACGCGGGCCGTATTGGGAGGAGGGCATGAAGCTCGGTTATCAGGACGTGGGTTCGTGGACGTTCATGAAATCCACGCCTGAGAAGCAGAAGCTGGCAGCGTGGCTGTACGCGCAGTTCGTCACCTCGAAAACCGTGTCGCTGAAGAAAACCATCGTCGGCCTGACGCCGATTCGCGAGTCGGACATCAACTCGCAAGCGATGACCGACCTGGCGCCGAAGCTCGGTGGTCTGGTCGAGTTCTACCGCAGCCCGGCCCGCGTGCAATGGACCCCGACCGGGACCAATGTGCCGGACTACCCGCGTCTGGCGCAACTGTGGTGGAGCCACATCGCCGAAGCGGCCAGCGGCGAGAAGACCCCGCAACAGGCGCTCGATGGTTTGGCCAAGGACCAGGACGCGATCATGACGCGTCTGGAACGCTCCAAGGCCCAAGCTGTTTGTGCACCGAAGATGAATCCGGAGCGCGACGCGCAATACTGGTTTGATCAGCCGGGCGCACCGAAGCCGAAACTGGCGAACGAGAAGCCGAAAGGCGAGACCGTGAGCTATAACGAACTGCTGAAATCCTGGGCGGATGCGCGTAAGTAAAAGCTGAAATGTGAAACGCGAACGGCACCGGAAGGTGCCGTTTTTTTTTGCTGCCTGATCTACCGTATTCGCGAGCAGGCTCGCTCCCACAGAGGTTTGCGGCGTACACCGCATCTGTGAACGACACACAAACCTGTAGGAGTGAGCCTGCTCGCGATAGCGGTGTGTCAGACGAAAAAGATACCGACTGACCGGCCGCCATCGCTTGCAGGCAAGCTCCCACAGGTTTTGGCGGTGTCCACACATTTTGTGGATGACTACTGCCCCTGTGGGAGCGAGCCTGCTCGCGATGGCGGTTTGTCAAATAACAAACATGTGACTGACCCGCCGCCATCGCTTGCAGGCAAGCTCCCACAGGTTTTGGCGGCGTCCACATATTTTGTGAATGACTACTGTCTCTGTGGGAGCGAGCCTGCTCGCGAAGGCTGAGTATCAGGCAGTGCAGATGTTGCAGGACCCAACGCGATCGCGAGCAGGCGAAGGCCTACAGGTTTCAGTGTTGT contains these protein-coding regions:
- a CDS encoding ABC transporter ATP-binding protein, encoding MAEIRLQHLAHSYSKTPSGAEDYAIREMDHVWEQGGAYALLGPSGCGKSTLLNIISGLLSPSQGHVLFDGKAVNDLTPEKRNIAQVFQFPVVYDTMTVFDNLAFPLRNQGMAEAKVHSKVQEIAEVLDLQNLLSKKARNLTADEKQKVSMGRGLVRDDVSAILFDEPLTVIDPHLKWKLRRKLKQIHEQFNITMVYVTHDQLEASTFADKIAVMYGGQIVQFGTPRELFERPSHTFVGYFIGSPGMNLIDVQPQPGGVGFASTHLPLSDAMQRHIEHGQWKNLKVGIRPEFIHVWDEPFDDAMQARVVHVEDLGTYKIMTLDLDGAPLKVRLAEDKPVPQGTAYISFPAQWLMVYADEFLLEADDEVQP
- a CDS encoding DUF2160 domain-containing protein, which codes for MEWMSWTTPTAAFFIVIGLILVGMTTWELRSPSILRRGFLPIATTRGDRLFIGLLGSAYLHLLVIGATDWSIWVASALSLVWLLAVMRWG
- a CDS encoding ABC transporter substrate-binding protein yields the protein MFDKNNKLRHSISLAAMLALSGLSAAAWADAYEDAAKKWIGSEFKPSTLTADQQLEELKWFIKAAEPFRGMDIKVVSETLTTHEYESKVLAKAFSEITGIKLTHDLLQEGDVVEKMQTVMQSDKNIYDGWVNDSDLIGTHFRYGKTESITDLMANEGKNFTSPTLDIKDFIGISFTTAPDGKIYQLPDQQFANLYWFRADWFERADLKAKFKEKYGYELGVPVNWSAYEDIAKFFSEDVKEIDGKRVYGHMDYGKKDPSLGWRFTDAWFSMAGGGDKGLPNGLPVDEWGIRVEDCHPVGSSVTRGGDTNGPAAVFATTKYVDWLKKYAPPEAAGMTFSESGPVPSQGNIAQQIFWYTAFTADMTKPGLPVVNADGTPKWRMAPSPRGPYWEEGMKLGYQDVGSWTFMKSTPEKQKLAAWLYAQFVTSKTVSLKKTIVGLTPIRESDINSQAMTDLAPKLGGLVEFYRSPARVQWTPTGTNVPDYPRLAQLWWSHIAEAASGEKTPQQALDGLAKDQDAIMTRLERSKAQAVCAPKMNPERDAQYWFDQPGAPKPKLANEKPKGETVSYNELLKSWADARK
- a CDS encoding ABC transporter ATP-binding protein translates to MSLTLEHVSRTVEGQTWIDDACLKFEPGSFNVLLGRTLSGKTSLMRLMAGLDKPDSGRILMNGVDVTQRPVRLRNVSMVYQQFINYPTMTVFENIASPLRQAGVSKEIIHSKVQETAKMLRIEKFLQRYPLELSGGQQQRTAMARALVKDAELILFDEPLVNLDYKLREELRQEMRELFKARHTIAIYATTEPNEALALGGTTTILHEGRVIQSGPSTSVYHQPQTVLAAELFSEPPINLMPGRIAGNEVSFANFVHFPLNVDLRPVGEGEFRFGVRPSHISLVPSNDDDLELAVTVEVAEISGSETFLHVRNEHFLLVLHLPGVHEYDVDAPIRIYIPTHKLFVFDAQGRLVQAPGRRVARVA
- a CDS encoding sugar ABC transporter permease, which gives rise to MNKVQNNKAWWLVLPVFLLVAFSAVIPMMTVVNYSVQDIFDQSSRYFVGADWYKQVLLDPRLHDSLLRQFIYSACVLLIEIPLGIAVALTMPTKGRWSSVVLIILAIPLLIPWNVVGTIWQIFGRADIGLLGSSLNAMGISYNYAANTMDAWVTVLVMDVWHWTSLVALLCFSGLRAIPDVYYQAARIDRASAWAVFRHIQLPKLKSVLLIAVMLRFMDSFMIYTEPFVLTGGGPGNATTFLSQTLTQMAVGQFDLGPAAAFSLVYFLIILLVSWLFYTAMTHSDANR
- a CDS encoding MFS transporter, which encodes MANHYRELLTTPGATGLVLASSIARLPQAMIGIGIITMLVQQTGVYWLAGTVAGTFTLANALLGPYISRLVDQHGQSRVLPVVTAFSIAMLLALILAVYMRAPAPLLFVLAALAGTMPSMPSMIRARWTQLFRGKPQLHTAFSLDTVLTEMAYIVGPPLAIGLSVSFFAEAGPLVAVGLLAVGVTAFLLQRQTEPKVVVGHASHSGSTLLIPGVRTIVLALLAMGVIGGAIDVAVVAFANAQGWPASATFILAAYAFGSLVAGLTFGAMRVSLAIEKQFLIGILVTAFTGVLPIFAADVYVLSATLFIAGISFAPTMVVVMKLGTIIIPPSRITEGLTWMTTGISIGVALGGMLAGLVIDAWGARAGFGVAIGAGIMMVVVVLVGLRTLEAASVAHVEPEFSPSP
- a CDS encoding sigma-54-dependent Fis family transcriptional regulator, whose product is MAAPAPPLSHDAIVQTSWQRCRAFGLDHQSTPAFDQLPAAGIAQLLDSHHSLVQTTHQEVLPYYENILSNSNCLIMLADNQGQVLTSWGTQRFIEPNLARGFQAGASWVERTSGTNAIGTALACEQAVHIEHDEHFLKANRFMTGSAAPIFDAERKVIAVLDVSSDSYLPPSHTLGMVKMMSQTVENRLILNLFHGQHFQLTFNTGLNNLDSQWAGLLIFDESGQVLSANRRADNLLGVRLSRVSVESLFKVSLLELINQPDGLPFALQTSGRNRFQCLLKRPKQASVQPRVFAAEAKTAASTAISLNTLHFGDARVEKAVRQAERLLEKDIPLLIHGETGVGKEVFVKALHQASSRSKQAFIAVNCAAIPAELVESELFGYEKGAFTGANQKGSIGLIRKADKGTLFLDEIGDMPLPTQARLLRVLQERCVQPVGSSELFAVDLRIISATNRSLREQVQLGRFREDLYYRIGGLTLELPPLRERNDKEALFKRLWEQHREPTQWAGLSQEVLELFSRHPWPGNLRQVSSVMQVALAMAEEQPVRLEHLPDDFFVDLEMEPVESAAPLAVDLNDVEALNRELKASGGNISHLARRLGVSRNTLYKRLRQIEG
- a CDS encoding carbohydrate ABC transporter permease: MSKRLTPMKKVIPLLVYILFLLVPIYWLLNMSFKSNTEILGGLTLFPQDFTLANYKVIFTDPSWYTGYLNSLYYVSLNTVISLSVALPAAYAFSRYRFLGDKHLFFWLLTNRMAPPAVFLLPFFQLYSSIGLFDTHIAVALAHCLFNVPLAVWILEGFMSGVPKEIDETAYIDGYSFPKFFVKIFIPLIGSGIGVTAFFCFMFSWVELLLARTLTSVNAKPIAAVMTRTVSASGIDWGVLAAAGVLTILPGMLVIWFVRNHVAKGFALGRV